From Bradyrhizobium sp. 4:
TGGACGACGCGGCCGGGCGAGCGCCGGGCGCCGCGGCGCGCTGGTGGCTGGCGCAGTCGCTGAGGGCGCTCGGCGCCGACATTGCCACGCGCGGCGGATCGCTGATCCTGCGCAAGGGGCCGGCGGCCAGGGTGATCGCGGAGGTGGTCCGCGAGAGCGGAGCCCGCACTGTCTACTGGAATGAGATCGCACAGGCGTCGCATCAGGCGATCGAGCGGCAGCTCGAAGCAGCGCTGGCAAAGATCGGCGTGGACTCGCAAAGTTTCCCGGGCGACTTGCTCGTTCCGCCCACGGCGATCCGCAACAAGGAAGGCCGCGGCCTGCGCGTGTTCACGCCATTCTGGCGGCGCGTGCTGGCGCTCGGCGATCCGCCGAAGCCCCTGCCGGCACCGAAGGAGCTGCGTCCTGCGCCGACGGTCGCCAGCGACGCGCTGGAGGCCTGGAAGCTCGAGCCCCGCAAGCCCGATTGGGCCGGCGGCCTGCGCGAGACATGGACCCCCGGCGAAGCCTCCGCCCGCGCCCGCCTGCGCAATTTCCTCAAGCACACTGCACAAGGCTATGTCGGCGATCGCGACCGCCCGGACCGCGAGGGCACCTCACATCTGTCACCGCATTTGAGGTTTGGCGAGCTCAGCCCGCGCCAGGTCTGGCACGCCGCGCGGTTCGCCGCGGCGGAGAACCCTGCGATCGGACCCGGTGTCGACAAGTTCCTGAGCGAGCTTGGCTGGCGTGAGTTCTGCCGGCACCTGCTCCACGACCACCCCAACCTTGCCACCAAAAACCTGCAAGCGAATTTCGACGGCTTCCCATGGAAGCCCGACGCCAAGGCGCTCGCCGCCTGGCAGCGCGGACGCACCGGCTATCCCATCGTTGACGCCGGCCTACGCGAGCTCTGGCACACCGGCGTGATGCACAACCGGGTGCGAATGGTGGTCGCCTCATTTCTGGTCAAGCACCTCCTGATCGACTGGCGCGACGGCGAAAGCTGGTTCTGGGACACGCTGGTCGATGCGGATGCCAGCAGCAATCCCGCCAACTGGCAGTGGGTCGCCGGCTGCGGCGCCGACGCGGCGCCCTATTTCCGCGTGTTCAATCCGGTGCTCCAGGGTGAGAAATTCGACCCGGATGGAGCCTATGTCCGGCGCTGGGTGCCCGAATTGAAAGACGTGCCGGCCAAGTTGATCCACAAGCCCTGGGAGGCCACGCCGATCGAGCTTGCGAGCGCCGGCGTCACGCTCGGCAAGACCTATCCGCAGCCGATCGTCGATCATGCCAAGGGACGAGAGCGCGCGCTCGCCGCCTACGCCAAGATCCGCAAAGGTTGAGCGTTGCTTTGACACAATTATGAAACGCGCTATCGTCATCGCTCCATGCAAACCGTGGGGGACACTATGGACGACGACAAGCCGATCACCGAACAGGCGATGGACACGATCACCGCCGCCGTGGAAGCGACCAAGGACGCAGCTGTCACTGCGGTGAAGAAGGTCAGGAAGGCCGCCAAGAAGGCTGCGAAGAAAGTAGCGCCGAAGAAGGCTTCCAAGAAGAAAGCCAAGAAGGCTGCGAAGAAAACTTCGAAGAAGGCCACCAAGAAGGCTTCGAAGAAAGCTGCAAAGAAGTCGTCGAAGAAGGCCGCCAAGAAAACGGCAAAGAAGACTGCCAAGAAGGCGACCAAGTCGAAAAAGAAGGCCAAGAAGGCCAAGCGCTGATCGCAACGCCGAGGTCTCCGGGGGCGGACGCGCCCGGAGACGGCTCCAGCGATGCCCTACCCTCGCCGCTTGGCTGCACGCCGGCCCGGGTGATGCTCGCCCTGCGGATCGCGGAATTCGCTGCGATGACCGCGCCTGTCCTCGGCGTTGAAGCGCCGACGCTTCTCGGGCGAGCCGAACGCCTTGATCACCTTCCTGCCGTTGACCTTCTTGATGACGTAGCCACCCTCGGTCATCGAGAACGGCTCTTTCAGCGTTCCCTTGTGGTCGAACTTGGTGCCCCGGGGATGCTTGAACGGTTCGAACCAGGACGGATAGACGAAGTTCGACATCTCGAAGCCGGCGACGAAGAAGGTGTCCTCTTCCACGGCGTCACAGACCTCATAGGCATATTGGGTGTTCGGGTTTTTGTCGGCCCAGAGATTGGCCATGGGATCGAGCACCATCTCGAACAGCTCGTGCGAGGCCGCCACGCTGACCGGCTCATCGCCCAGCGCCTTGACGAAGATCTTTGAGATCGGCTGGCGGCGATGCGTCAGCTCATGGCGGCCGAGCATGTTCTTGTGGGAGGCCTCGTCAAAATAGACCAGCTGCCACTCGCCCGGCTTCGGCTTTTCGCTGACATAGAGGTCGACCGGATAGCCCCACACCGGCAGGAAGTGCTTGTCGTAGCATTTCTGGAGCGCCGCTGTGAGCCTGGCCATCTTGCGGCCGCTGATCGTCGGCTCCGCGTAGTTGATGCAGGCAATCCGGACCGGC
This genomic window contains:
- a CDS encoding deoxyribodipyrimidine photo-lyase, whose translation is MSDHPALHAAAKAAATTRAPVICLYVLDDAAGRAPGAAARWWLAQSLRALGADIATRGGSLILRKGPAARVIAEVVRESGARTVYWNEIAQASHQAIERQLEAALAKIGVDSQSFPGDLLVPPTAIRNKEGRGLRVFTPFWRRVLALGDPPKPLPAPKELRPAPTVASDALEAWKLEPRKPDWAGGLRETWTPGEASARARLRNFLKHTAQGYVGDRDRPDREGTSHLSPHLRFGELSPRQVWHAARFAAAENPAIGPGVDKFLSELGWREFCRHLLHDHPNLATKNLQANFDGFPWKPDAKALAAWQRGRTGYPIVDAGLRELWHTGVMHNRVRMVVASFLVKHLLIDWRDGESWFWDTLVDADASSNPANWQWVAGCGADAAPYFRVFNPVLQGEKFDPDGAYVRRWVPELKDVPAKLIHKPWEATPIELASAGVTLGKTYPQPIVDHAKGRERALAAYAKIRKG